A segment of the Deltaproteobacteria bacterium genome:
GTAGTAATGATTGAAGTAGTCTTTTGCCTGCCGATAGGCCAACTGCCGGTCCTCGTTAATGTTGACCATGCCGTGAATTGCCACTTCGAAATTCGACAAATCCTTGCCGCTCTCTTGCGCTCCCTGCTCAATGACTTTCAGTCGCTTGCCCATTTCTTCGGCGGTAACACCCATGGTGATGTAGCCGTCGGCGAGCAAACCCACCCGGCGCATCGCTTGATCGACGGTCTTGTCACCGGCCTGCTCGCGATCGGGGCTAACGGCAATCCAGATCGGCGGCGGCTTCTGCACCGGCTTAGGCACGATGTTGTAATTTTCCAGTGTGTAATACTTGCCGCGGAACGACGTCGGCGTGTCGCTCCAGATCTGGCGCAAAAGCTCGATGCCCTCGCGCATGCGGCCGACGCGCTCCTCCTTCTTGATACCGAAGGCGCGCAGCTCGCCTTCATGGCCGCCGCCGATGCAGACGCCAAGCAGCGAGCGGCCTTGCGACAGCTGATCCAGCGTCGCCCATTGGATCGCCAACAGCACCGGATGGCGCACCGGAAACGACGCCATGCAGATCGTTCCCAAACGGACCTTTTTCGTGTGGGTTGCGATCGCCGCGAGCATTGTAATGGCTTCTAAGCGCGGCTTGTGAATCAAACTGTCGCCAAACCAGACCGACTCGAACACGCCGGTTTGCTCGGCGTACGCCGCAGTTTGGATCAACTCGTCGAGATCGGTGAGACCAAACAGCGCGCCGCGATTGGGCAAGCTTAAGCCCCATTTGACCGGCAAGTTTTGCATGGCTGGTTCAGTGTTAGAAGAACCGCTTTACACTGTCAAGCAATCCTTGATAGAAGACAACATCTATGAAATGTAAAGGGATAAGACCGATTCGCAGCGAATTTTTGGAGGAAGTTAAAGATGGCTAAGGACCTGCGCAGCTATTTGGACGATCTATTGGAGAAGCGACCCAAGGATGTCGTCGTCGTCGACAAAGAAGTCGATCCGGTTTACGAGGTCACGGGAATCGTTGAGCGCTTCGAACGCGAAAACAAATTTCCCCTCGTATTCTTCAAAAACGTCAAAGGATCGAAGTTTCCCGCCATTGTGAATCTTGGCGCCACCTACGAGCGCCTCGCCTTGGCCCTCGGCTCACCCAACGTGCCGCAGATGGTGCGCGACTTGGCGCATCGCGAGCATCAACCCCTGCCGGTGAAAGAAATCTCCGCCAAAGACGCGCCTTGCAAAGAAGTAATCTTGAAAGGCGACCAAGTCGACCTCGACCTGCTCCCCGTGCTGACCCACAACGAAGGCGACGCCGGCGCTTACATCAACGCTGCGGCGATGATCTGCAAAGAGCGCGGCACCGGCGCGGTCAATGTCGGTATCTACCGCCATCAGAAGCAGGGCAAACGTCAACTCGGTGTGATGATCAACCCAGCGAATCATGCCAACTACGTCCGCGCCGAATACGAAGAAAACAACGAGTCCATGGAAGTGGCGCTCTGCATCGGCCATCACCCGGCGTTGAACATGGCCGCAGTCAGCAAACAGGCCGGCGTCGGCTCGGAGCTGGAAATCGCCGGCGCGTTTCTCGGCGAGCCGCTGCGCGTCGTCAAAGCCGAGACGGTGGATCTCATGGTGCCGGCCGACTGCGAGATCATTGTCGAAGGCAAGGTGCCGCCGAAAAAACGCCAGTACGAAGGCCCCTTCGGCGAATGGCCGCATTACTACTACAAAGAAGGCGAATGCCCGTTCATCGAAGTCAGCTGCATCACCATGCGCAAGAACCCGATTTACCAGAGCATCCACAGCGCCCACATCGAGCACAACATCATCGGCGCCGCGCCACGCCTGGGCAGCTTGTTGAAGCGCGTCCAGGAAGTCGTGCCGAGTACCACCGCCGTGAATTTACCGATCTCCGGTGCAGCGCGCTCGCACTGCTACATCTCGGTCAAGAAACGCGCCGAAGGCGATCCCAAACAAGCGGCCCTCGGCGCCATCGTCACCGACCCGAATATTAAACATGTCATCGTCGTCGACGAAGACGTCGATGTCTTCAACGAAACCCAAGTGCTGTGGGCCCTGGCCATGCGCTTCCAAGCCGACCGCGACCTGGTCGTCATCCCGCACATCATCGGCTCGCACTTGAACCCGACCGCCTATGGCTACAATCGGCTGGAGCGCGGCCCGATGGAAACTAAATTAATCTTCGACGCCACCAAGCCGCTGCCGCCCTACGACTTCCCCCAAGAAGCCCAGGCGCCGGACGCGGTGCTGAAAAAAATCGACTTAAATCGCGACACCCGGCCCTACGAGCCCGGCAAAGACGACAAAGCGATAACCGGGAAATAGCCGAGTCAACGACTCGGCATTCCAAATTCCAAATTACAGATTCTAAATTATTCCAAATACGCACGATCTGGAATTTGGAATCGGGAATCTGGAATTCCGAGCGTAGCGAGGACGCATGCTTGAGATCCAAGGGGTCTCTAAAATTTACCAGAAGACCGTCAAAGACAGCACCAGCAAAGTTGAAGCGCTGTCCAACGTCAATCTTTCGATTCGCGAGAACGAGTTTCTCAGCATCATCGGGCCGAGCGGCTGCGGCAAGACCACGCTGCTCAAGATGATCGACGGCTTAATCCCATACGATAGCGGCACTATCTCGATCGACGGAAAACCGGTCCGCGGACCGGGACCGGATCGCGCGGTTGTCTTTCAGACATTCGCTCTACTGCCCTGGCGCACAGTGCAAGCCAACGTCGAATTTAGCCTAGAGTTCCGCCACATCGCGCCCAAAGAACGGAGCGAGATCGCCCACGATTTTCTAAAGCGCGTGGGCCTGGCCGACTTCGCCAACCACTACCCACACGAGCTTTCCGGCGGCATGCAGCAGCGCGCCGGCCTCGCTCGCGCTCTCGCGGTAAGTCCAAAAATCCTGCTCATGGACGAGCCCTTCGGCGCGGTCGATGCCCAGACGCGCCAGCTTTTGCAGGAGGACTTGCTGGAGCTCTGGCAACGCGAGCGCAAGACCGTCGTTTTCATCACCCACAGCATGGACGAAGCGGTCTATCTTTCGGACCGCGTGGTCGTCATGACACCGCGCCCAGGGAAAATTGCCGAGATACTAGAGGTGCCGCTGCCGCGCCCGCGCATCGCCGACGACGTGCGCCGCGATGCCAAATTCGTCGACTTGACCAACTACATTTGGGACAGCTTGAAGAAAAATATGGAGAACGGCCACCGCGGCCCACGCAGCGCGCAAGTCCAAGGCTCCGAGTTCGAGGTTCCAAATTCCAAAGTCGGTTCCAGTGTGAAGGCGTAGTTTGCATTGCAAGGGGCCCTAGCATAGCTAAGTAGAATAAATCCGAACTTTGCGTCCTTTGCGCCTCTGCGCGAGACAATATCCGAGATCCAGCGATGCCATCGCTAAATCGCTTCAACATCAACGTCCTCTCAATCATTTCCCTCGCCGTGGTCTGGGAAGTGGCCGGCCGCGTCATGGACTCGCAGTTAATCCCGCCGCTGTCGCAAATCGGCCTTGCCTGGTGGAAGCTCTTTGCCAGCGGCAAGCTGCTCACCAACCTCACGGCCAGCCTATGGACCCTCGCCGCGGGATTTTTTCTGGCGGTCTTCGTCGGCATCATCATCGGCTTACTAATGGGCCGCTTTCGCGCCGTCGAGCATTTTCTCGATCTTTATGTCAATTCACTCATGTCTGCGCCGACCACCGCTTTCGTCCCCGTGCTCATCATGTGGCTCGGCCTCGGCGTGCAGTCGCGCATCGCGGTGGTTTTTCTTTTTGCCGTCTTTGTGATCATCATCAACACCATGACCGGGGTTAAGCAGGTCGACCGGGTCTTGGTCGAGATGGCCCACTCCTTCGGCGCGCGCGAGCACGAAGTTTTTCGCAAGATCATTCTGCCCGCCGCCATGCCGGCCATCATGGCCGGCGTGCGCCTCGGCATGGGGCGCGCGGTCAAAGGCATGGTCACCGCCGAGATGCTGCTCACGCTCACCGGCATTGGCGCCATGATCATGCAATATGGCTCGGCCTTCGCCACCGATTCGCTTTTCGCCGTGATTTTGACCATTCTTATCGTCGCCATGATCACCATGAAGCTAGTTCAAATGGTCGACCAACGTCTAACTGGATGGAAAGTAGAAGTCGCCGTCGAATAAACCCCTTACTATGGGAGGAGTTTTTATGATCAGGTCGTTTGCCAAAACCGCCGCGTGGCTCGTGCTAGTCGCCTTGGCCTTGGTCTGGGGCAGCGAGGCTCAGGCGCAGAAAAAAGTGCGCTTCGCCTACCCGTCATCAGCGGACATGGGTGACATTCCGTCGCTGCTCGCTTGGGAACAGTTGAAGAAACAGGGCATCGAAGTCGTGCCGACTTTTTTTCCGAAGACCGACTTGGCCGTGCAGGCGGTGGTCGCCGGTGAGGCGGACATGGGCACCGCCGCAGGCATCGCGGTCATGAAAGCGGTTGAAAGCGGGCTGAACGCGCGGATCATCGCCGAGCAGGTGCGCAACGAGTGGCAGCTGGTGGCGCCCGTATCGGTCAAAGACCCCAAGCAACTCGACGGCAAAAGAGTCGGCTACCACGCGCCGGTCACAGTCACCGAAGCGCTGGTCAAGTGGATGGCGCAACATTATAAGATCAATCCCCAGTGGATGATCATACCGGGCTCCGACGTGCGCGCCGAAGCGCTGATGCGCGGCCAACTCGACGCCACGCCCGCCGAGATCGGCGACGTGATCAATATCTTGAATAGCAAGCCTGGCCAGTTTCACGTGTTGACCTCCTACGCCAAGACCTTTCCGCAGTTGATCGGCTCGATGTATTTCTCGCGCGTCGACTACCTTCAACAAAACGGCCCAGTCGTCGAAGCCGTGCTTGAAGCGCTGCTGCGCGCCCATCGCCTGCTTGACGAGAAACCCGCGCTGGTGAAAGAACACGCGCTGCGATTGCTGCCGGAGACCAAACCGGAGCTGATCGACGCCATCGCCAAGAGCTATCGCGAGTTGCGGATCTGGGACGTCAACGCCGGCGCCGGCAAAGAACGCGGCAATGCCAGCATCAAATTCTTCGAAGAGGCCGGCCTCTTGAAGAAAGACGCGGTGACCTTCGCTCAAGCCTTTGAAACCGCGCCGCTGGAAAAAGTGTTGAAGAAGATTGGCGTAAAGAAATAAGGAAATCGCAAATCTCCTCTAACCCCTCTTTATTCAAAGAGGGAACCGGATTGCTCCCCCCTTGAGAAAACAGGGGGGAGCAGGAACCGCATCAGAAACTTTGAACCCTTGGATAGACTCAGGGCAAGCTTTTGAACCTTGAACTTTGAACCCATCGCAAAGCGATGAAGCCCAACACCCTCCGCTTTCTCTCCGTCCTCACTCTCACCGCAGCCTGGGAGATCGCCGGCCGCGCAGGCAACGCGCGCCTGCTGCCGCCGTTTTCCAAAGTCATGAGCGCCTGGTTCGATCTGCTGGTTTCGGGGCAGCTGTTTCAAGCGCTAGCGATCAGCTTACAAGCGCTGGTTATTGGTTTTCTGATCTCGCTCGCCATTGGCGTGCCGTTGGGCTTGTTGATGGGCCGCTACCGCCGCCTCGCTTCGTTTCTCGACGTCTACATGACCGCGCTGCTTACCGTGCCGATGATCTCCTTCATTCCTTTTTTGGTCATCGCTTTGGGCCTGGGACTGCACTCGCGAGTCTGGATCGTTTTTCTCTTTGCCTTCGTGATCATCGCCATCAACACCGCCGCCGGCGTGCGCAACGTCGATCCGACGCTGACGGAGATGGCGAAATCCTTTGGCGCCAAGGAAAGCGAGCTGTTTGCCAAGGTAATCCTGCCGGCGGCTTTGCCGATGATCATGGCCGGCGTGCGCCTCGGCATGGGGCGCGCCGTGTTAGGAATGGTCACCAGCGAAATGATTCTCGCGGTCGTCGGCTTTGGTGCCATGCTGATGACCTTCGGCGCGTCCTTTAACTCCCCCGCACTGTTCGCCACGATTCTCACGATCGTGCTGCTGGCCGTGGCACTGCTGGCACTGATTCAATTTCTCGACCGCAAGCTCACGCCCTGGCGCGCGGCAACATGAGTCGCCGCACACTATCCCTAATCCCTTCGTCCTGAGCTCGTCGAATGGCTCCGAAGAGTTTTTTAGCGGCGTGCTACGGCTTATAAATCGTAATATTCAGATCCCGTCCCCGCCCGCCTTCCGGACAAGCGCTGATCGCCACTAAACAATCCATCTCCGAGCGAAAGTCGACCATGTCGCCTTCCGGCCGCGGCCGGGTCATCGAGTAGCGCATGCTGCCGGTCTTAGCGTTGATCTCCATGGTCTGGAAAACATTCAGCGGGCTCGGCACGTCTTCTTTAGGCACACCATGGGGTTTCAACGCTTTGGCCAGATTCTCCCAGCAGCCATGTTTCGGGGCGACGACCTTTTTTCTGCCGAGCTTCTTCCACACGCCGCCATAGATTTTAAAAATCTCATCTCCCCATTTCTTGTAGAAGGACGTGCTGCACATGCCTTTTTCCATATCATGCGTGCCTCGATAGGTATCTTTGATAATCGTCTGCATGACGTTGTTGAACTTGGAGATCAACATGTCGCCGGTGGTCACGTAAATTTTTCCCTGATCGACTTTGGTGCGCGCCTGATCGAAACGCTCCTTGACGTTGCGCAGATTGAAAACCGTGTAATCCGCCGTCGAGTGGCCTTGCACGCGAATCACCTGGCCCTTCTTAACGGCGAACGTTGCACCGGTGTTGCTCTTGATTACTGACTCGCTGAGAATTTTCACATCGTCCTCCTCGTGGGTGGGAAATCTTCCGTAAGTTACTTGATCGATGCTCTCCAAAGCAAGAACGAATCGCTCATAGGCAATCGGCATGAGGCAACAGGGAATAGTTCGGATGCGGGCGGGCGCAATGAATTGCGCCCCTACATCGGACAACCGCAGCGATCAAGCATTAACGGTCTTAAGGAGCTCTGACTCATCGCGTCCACCGGACCGGTACACGAAAGGAATTTGTAGGGTGCGCAGCGCGCACCGTGTCTGGATGGTGCGCACGGCGCACCCTACGAGATTCATCTGCTTCTGGCTCCCTAACGATCGCATGCAGGGGCGCGATTTATCGCGCCCGCTCTCTCGTGCGCCAATCGTGAATTGAATAACTAAACTCTGCCACGTATAAGCGAGTAGTCGATCCGAAGGAGGAGCCATGCTGAACGGTTACAAGATCTGCGACGCCGACGCCCATGCGATCATGAGCCCGGCCATGTGGCAGGATTTGCCCGAGGAATTCGTCCACCGCCGCCCGCGCGCCGTGCGCATCATTGACGATAAAGACTTGGGCCGCTGGAACACCGGCTGGCTCATTGAAGGGCGCATGGAGCCGCATGTCTTCGGCCCCGGCTCCCACGCGGCAAACACGCCGGGCATCGTCATGGAAGAACTGGACACAAGATCCAATGTCGACAAGAACCACGGCGCCATTCCGATTGGCTGCCTTGATCTGTCCAAACCCGAAGAACGCATCGCCATGCTCGACAAGAGCGGCATCGACATGCAGTTTCTGATGCCGAGCACGCTCTACGCCAACATCACCGAGGAGCCGGCCTATGAAGCGGCGTTGTATCGCACCTACAACCGCTATATGGGCAAGCAATGCGGCCAGCATTCCAATCGCATTCGATGGGCCGGCCTGATTCCGATGCGCAACGGGCGCCAAGCCTGCGAGGCCATCGAGGAAATGAAAAAACTCGGTGCCGCGGCTGCGGTGGTTTACGGCACCGTCGGCAACCGCATGCTCTGTCATTCCAGCTTCACATCCGTGTGGGACGAGTTCGCCAAGAGCGGCCTGCCGCTGTGCGTGCACATGGGATCGAGCTACATGCCGCTAACCGAGTTATGCGAAAATATTTTGGACTCGAACATGATCAGTAAAGCGCTGCCGGCCAACTTGGCGTTCGTCGCCATCGTCGGCCACGGCATGCTCGACCGTTATCCGCATTTGAAAGTGGGATTTTTGGAATTCGGCGCGGAATGGATCTTCTACATGTCGGGCCGGCTGAAACACTACGCTGTCTTGAACAAGCGGCGCATGCCCAGCAGCAGGGGTCTGCTCCAGCGCGACGTTGAAGATTATTTCAAAT
Coding sequences within it:
- a CDS encoding ABC transporter permease, which encodes MPSLNRFNINVLSIISLAVVWEVAGRVMDSQLIPPLSQIGLAWWKLFASGKLLTNLTASLWTLAAGFFLAVFVGIIIGLLMGRFRAVEHFLDLYVNSLMSAPTTAFVPVLIMWLGLGVQSRIAVVFLFAVFVIIINTMTGVKQVDRVLVEMAHSFGAREHEVFRKIILPAAMPAIMAGVRLGMGRAVKGMVTAEMLLTLTGIGAMIMQYGSAFATDSLFAVILTILIVAMITMKLVQMVDQRLTGWKVEVAVE
- a CDS encoding urea carboxylase-associated family protein — protein: MPIAYERFVLALESIDQVTYGRFPTHEEDDVKILSESVIKSNTGATFAVKKGQVIRVQGHSTADYTVFNLRNVKERFDQARTKVDQGKIYVTTGDMLISKFNNVMQTIIKDTYRGTHDMEKGMCSTSFYKKWGDEIFKIYGGVWKKLGRKKVVAPKHGCWENLAKALKPHGVPKEDVPSPLNVFQTMEINAKTGSMRYSMTRPRPEGDMVDFRSEMDCLVAISACPEGGRGRDLNITIYKP
- a CDS encoding LLM class flavin-dependent oxidoreductase, which encodes MQNLPVKWGLSLPNRGALFGLTDLDELIQTAAYAEQTGVFESVWFGDSLIHKPRLEAITMLAAIATHTKKVRLGTICMASFPVRHPVLLAIQWATLDQLSQGRSLLGVCIGGGHEGELRAFGIKKEERVGRMREGIELLRQIWSDTPTSFRGKYYTLENYNIVPKPVQKPPPIWIAVSPDREQAGDKTVDQAMRRVGLLADGYITMGVTAEEMGKRLKVIEQGAQESGKDLSNFEVAIHGMVNINEDRQLAYRQAKDYFNHYYGPTYPPEKLIKVWLAHGTPKDCAGLIQEWIDMGIRTPVLRFTANDQKGQVRRFCEEVLPLLKRLE
- a CDS encoding UbiD family decarboxylase, coding for MAKDLRSYLDDLLEKRPKDVVVVDKEVDPVYEVTGIVERFERENKFPLVFFKNVKGSKFPAIVNLGATYERLALALGSPNVPQMVRDLAHREHQPLPVKEISAKDAPCKEVILKGDQVDLDLLPVLTHNEGDAGAYINAAAMICKERGTGAVNVGIYRHQKQGKRQLGVMINPANHANYVRAEYEENNESMEVALCIGHHPALNMAAVSKQAGVGSELEIAGAFLGEPLRVVKAETVDLMVPADCEIIVEGKVPPKKRQYEGPFGEWPHYYYKEGECPFIEVSCITMRKNPIYQSIHSAHIEHNIIGAAPRLGSLLKRVQEVVPSTTAVNLPISGAARSHCYISVKKRAEGDPKQAALGAIVTDPNIKHVIVVDEDVDVFNETQVLWALAMRFQADRDLVVIPHIIGSHLNPTAYGYNRLERGPMETKLIFDATKPLPPYDFPQEAQAPDAVLKKIDLNRDTRPYEPGKDDKAITGK
- a CDS encoding ABC transporter permease; translated protein: MKPNTLRFLSVLTLTAAWEIAGRAGNARLLPPFSKVMSAWFDLLVSGQLFQALAISLQALVIGFLISLAIGVPLGLLMGRYRRLASFLDVYMTALLTVPMISFIPFLVIALGLGLHSRVWIVFLFAFVIIAINTAAGVRNVDPTLTEMAKSFGAKESELFAKVILPAALPMIMAGVRLGMGRAVLGMVTSEMILAVVGFGAMLMTFGASFNSPALFATILTIVLLAVALLALIQFLDRKLTPWRAAT
- a CDS encoding ABC transporter substrate-binding protein, whose protein sequence is MGGVFMIRSFAKTAAWLVLVALALVWGSEAQAQKKVRFAYPSSADMGDIPSLLAWEQLKKQGIEVVPTFFPKTDLAVQAVVAGEADMGTAAGIAVMKAVESGLNARIIAEQVRNEWQLVAPVSVKDPKQLDGKRVGYHAPVTVTEALVKWMAQHYKINPQWMIIPGSDVRAEALMRGQLDATPAEIGDVINILNSKPGQFHVLTSYAKTFPQLIGSMYFSRVDYLQQNGPVVEAVLEALLRAHRLLDEKPALVKEHALRLLPETKPELIDAIAKSYRELRIWDVNAGAGKERGNASIKFFEEAGLLKKDAVTFAQAFETAPLEKVLKKIGVKK
- a CDS encoding ABC transporter ATP-binding protein, with product MLEIQGVSKIYQKTVKDSTSKVEALSNVNLSIRENEFLSIIGPSGCGKTTLLKMIDGLIPYDSGTISIDGKPVRGPGPDRAVVFQTFALLPWRTVQANVEFSLEFRHIAPKERSEIAHDFLKRVGLADFANHYPHELSGGMQQRAGLARALAVSPKILLMDEPFGAVDAQTRQLLQEDLLELWQRERKTVVFITHSMDEAVYLSDRVVVMTPRPGKIAEILEVPLPRPRIADDVRRDAKFVDLTNYIWDSLKKNMENGHRGPRSAQVQGSEFEVPNSKVGSSVKA